A genomic segment from Cyprinus carpio isolate SPL01 chromosome A22, ASM1834038v1, whole genome shotgun sequence encodes:
- the si:dkey-103k4.2 gene encoding uncharacterized protein si:dkey-103k4.2 yields the protein MKIIQLQLYVFICCQVAVSDLLTDLGSNVIINCDLDENEVYWILLKTADPPTVILLSFPTPKPPFYPNKTFRNKYSVQFKHRLVIDYVTADELGVYYCMSTETPPKLSNSTRIYFNESAQLTERHSHTVLEFTDQDQTQWQIIIIIISGLMNGLLFIALIVFATGKTQRLEKHFYNADVQWTQVVYKL from the exons ATGAAGATCATTCAGCTTCAACTCT atgtATTTATCTGTTGTCAAGTTGCAGTTTCAGATCTACTGACTGATCTGGGATCAAATGTgatcataaactgtgatcttgatgaaaatgaggtttattggattttactgaaaacagcagatccTCCGACAGTGATTCTACTATCATTCCCAACCCCCAAACCACctttttaccctaataaaacattcagaaacaaatattcagtgcagtttaaacatcgtctggttattgattatgtgactgctgatgaattaggagtttattactgtatgagCACAGAAACACCTCCAaaactcagcaacagcaccagaatatacttcaatg AATCAGCTCAACTGACTGAGCGTCACAGTCATACAGTGCTGGAGTTTACTGATCAGGATCAAACACAATGGcagattattatcatcatcatatctgGCCTGATGAATGGACTTCTGTTCATTGCACTGATCG TTTTTGCCACTGGAAAAACACAACGGCTggaaaaacacttttataatgcTGATGTACAGTGGACACAagttgtatataaattataa